Part of the Roseomonas sp. OT10 genome, ATACGATTTTCGGCCAAGGCTTCCGAGACATCACGGATCGCGGCGCGCCGGCTCGTAATCCGCGAGCCGATGCCAGGCCAGTAGCGAACGAAGCCGCCACGGCCTGTCTCCTTCGCATGGTAGAGCGCAAAATCGGCCGCTTCTCCGACGCTCGTCGCCGTGCGTTCGGTCTTGCTCAATGTCGCGCCGCCGATGGTCGCGCGAGGTACGACGGTGTGTCCGTCGCAGTCCGCCGCCACCTCAAGCTCGTCGAATACGCGTTCGGCCGCAGCATTCAGGTCGGCGACATTTGCCGGCTGTTGGAGGATGACCGCGAATTCGTCGCCTCCTATCCGATAGGTGACGTCCGGCGCCATCGCGCGAGCGATACGCGCCGACGCGGCACGGATCAGAGCGTCACCCGCCAGATGCCCGAACGTGTCGTTGACGATCTTGAGGTTGTCGAGGTCGATGATGAACAGTGCCCACGACCCGACATCGTCGCAGCGAAGCTGGGCCATCGCGCCGTTATAGGCTGCCCTGTTGGCCAGACCGGTCAGTGCATCGACATTCGCTCGACGATCCCGATCGAGCGTACTCTCGTGTCTGCGGAAGGCTGTCTCGCAGAGCTCCACGCAGGCTTCAGCCACCTCTCGCTCGACATCCGCGACCTGACGCGCGCCGTGAAAATAGAGGTTCATCACCGCTAGAGTATCGCCCGCTGCCCCAAGCACAGGCAGTGACCAACACGCCGATACGCCAAGTCCATGAATGATCGCCGCACTAGGGGAGGCGCGAGGGTCGGACGCGAGTTCCTCCAGGAGCACTGGCTTGCGCGAAGACGCGGCTCGCCCGGGTGCATCGGTGTCGGGCCCGATCGCAACCCCGTCATGCGCCTGGCTATAGGCTTCCGGGAAGCTCGGTGCCGCTAACGGTCGCATGACGCCGGTTCGATCGATGGCGAACACCGAACAGAGCACACCGGGCCATGTCTTTTCGACCCGCAAGCAAAGTTGCCGCATCGTGTCGAAGAGCGGCTCACCGTTCGCGATCATCCGTAGAATTTCGTTCTGAAAGCGCAGCAACGACGGGTCACCCAGGAACACACTTCGCCAACGCTGATGGTAATCGCAGTTTGCTTAACGGCTGACCTCTGAACACGATAAACATTTCATTATCCTACGAGGGGGGAAGGCCTTCCCCTGCGGCCGAGCCCAAGGTCTCTGCCGACCCCTTCTGCGGGGAGACCCCGCAACGCCCCCTGAGAGTGAGAGTGCGGACCGGATTGCCGTGACGGGTTTAGGGCTGGGAGAGAGGCTTCCGGCGCCCGTCGCGGAGATCTGAGATGTCCAGACGAACTGCTTCGCCACGCCCAGGCCAAGACCGTGCCAGCCTTTACGACGAGATCACTGACAAGATCGTCGCCGAGTTGGAGGCCGGTCGCGTGCCTTGGGTCCAACCGTGGGGAACGACGGCCGCGAAGGCCCCGCTTGCCATGCCGAAAAACGCTTCCACCGGCCGGCACTATTCGGGCATCAACATCCTGATCCTTTGGGGCGCAGTGGTCGAACACGGCTTTCCGGGTCAAAGCTGGCTCACCTTCCGTCAAGCACTCTCGCTCGGCGGCAATGTCCGCAAGGGCGCGCGCGGTACGACCGTCGTATATGCGGACCGCTTCACGCCAGAAGGCGAGAAGCGCCGCGCCCGCGAGAGCGGTGAGGACGCGCAGGCGATCCCGTTCCTCAAGCGCTTCACCGTCTTCAACGCAGCCCAGTGCGAGGGCCTGCCGGAGGACGTCACGGTCAATGCGCCCCCGCCGCCGCAGGAGATGATCGAACCACAGGTCGAAGCGCTGATCCGCGCCTCAGGCATAGACTTTCGCATCGCCGGTGATCGGGCGTTCTACGTGCCTGCGCTCGACTATGTGCAGGTCCCTCCGCCACAAGCCTATTTCGAGCCGATCAACTGGCACCGCACGGCCCTGCATGAACTCGGACACGCGACTGGTCACTCGAGCCGAGTGGGCCGCGACCTGACCGGCGGCTTCGGCACCAAGAAATACGCGTTCGAGGAATTGGTCGCCGAAATGAACGCGGCCTTCTGCTGCGCTTCACTCGGCATCGTGCCCACCGTCCGCCACGCCGACTATATCGGCTCGTGGCTGCAGGTCCTGCGCGAGGACAACCGCGCCATCGTTCGGGCCGCAAGTCAGGCGAGCAAGGCGGCCGATTGGCTGCTGGCGCATGCGCCTGAGGCCGCTGCCCGCGACGTTACCGCCGATGAGCTTGAAAGGAGGGCGGCATGAGCATGATCTCGTACCCGCTCCGGGTCTTCTTCGATTGCTCGACCGCTCACCTCTCGGAAGCGTCGAGCACCTATTTGAATGTTCACGCCGATCAGGGCGATGAGCTTGTCGCGGCGACACCCTACGGCTGGTTCATCTGGGTCGGAGAAGGCGACCGCGATAATCTCCCCACCGATCTGGTGGGGATCACCGAATACGCGCGGCGCCTCGGCGCGGAATACATCCTGTTCGACCGGGATGCGCCTGAGGATGAGGCGCTTGCCAGATTCCTTGGTCGCGCCGATGCCCTTCCGGGGTCTCGCCGGGCGCGCCCAGGAGGAGAGTGAGAGGGAGGACGGGTTTTTCGTGACGGGTTGGAGGTCGAGAGAGAGTCTCTTGGCCGCCCGTCGCGGAGTACATCCCGATGGCTGTTGCAGCTCAAAAGATCGTCCTGTCGCCCTCGCGCGACATCCCCTTCAACAAGCTGGTCCTGAGTCAGTCGAACGTCCGGCGCATCAAGGCTGGTGTCTCGATCGAGGACCTGGCGGCCTCGATCGCCCGGCGCGGCCTGATCCAGAGCATCAGCGTTTTCCCGGTCGTCGATGCCGAAGGCAACGAGACCGGCATGTTCGAGGTCCCAGCCGGCGGACGCCGGTTCCGTGCGCTGGAGCTGCTGGTGAAGCAGAAGCGCCTCGCCAAGGTGTCGCCGGTGCCGTGCGTGGTGCGCGAGCGCGACAGCGCGATCCTCGCGGAAGAAGTCTCGCTCGCCGAGAATATCGAGCGCGCGCCGCTCCATCCCCTCGACCAGTTTCGCGCCTTTCAGGACATGCGCGACAAGGGCATGACCGAGGAGGAGATCGCCGCGGCCTTCTTCGTGCAGGCCCAAGTCGTCAAGCAGCGGCTGCGGCTTGCTTCGGCGTCGCCAGCGCTGCTCGAGGTTTATGCCGAAGACGGCATGACGCTGGAGCAGCTCATGGCCTTCACCGTGTCGGGCGACCACGCCCGTCAGCAGCAGGTCTGGGACGCGATCAAGGACGCCTGGTCGAAGGAGCCTTACCAGATCAGGCGCATGCTGACCGAGACAACCGTTCGCGCCGCGGACAAGCGCGCGGTTTTCGTAGGAATCGAGACCTATGAACAGGCGGGAGGCATCGTCATGCGCGATCTCTTCCAGTCCGATGATGGCGGCTGGCTGCAGGACGCGAGCCTGCTCGACCGCCTGGTCGCCGAAAAGCTCAAGGCCACCGCCGAGTCGATCGCCGCCGAAGGCTGGAAGTGGATCGAGGTCGCGGTCAGCTTTCCCTACGACACGACGCGCGGCCTGCGGGAATTGCAGGGCGAGCCGCTCGACCTTTCGGCCGAGGAACAGGCGACCATCGAGGCGCTCAATGCCGAGTATCAGAAGCTCGAAGCCGAGTATGAAGGCGCCGACGAACTGCCGGACGAGGTAGACCAGCGCCTCAGCGAGATCGAGACGGCGCTCGCAGCCTTCGAGACCCGGCCGATGCGCTACGAGGCGGACGACATCCCGCGCGCGGGCGTCTTCATCAGCGTCGCCCATGACGGCAGCCTCGCCATCGACCGTGGCTACGTGCGGGCGGAGGATGAAGCACCGATCGATCCAGAGGTCGAGAACGGCGTGGACGCCGACGGCGATTTGGCCGAGCCGTCGGTGCAGAGGGCGGTCATCACCATCGGCGGCCAGCCTGCCGAGCCCGAGGACGACGAGGATGACGGCATCATCAAGCCGCTGCCGGAGCGCCTGGTGATCGAGCTGACGGCCTATCGCACGCTCGCGCTGCGCAACGCCGTCGCGGAGAACCCGCACGTCGCTATGACGGCGCTCCTCCACAAGCTCGTCTCGGACACCTTCATGACCCGCATGTATACGGGCGCCATGGAAGCCGGGGTGAAGCACGTCTTCTTCCCGGCCCAGGACGATGCGCTGAAGGACAGCTCGTCCGCCCGTGCGGTGCAGGACCGCCACGCCGCCTGGGCTGGCGATATCCCGAAGGACGATGCAGCCTTGTGGGACTGGCTCGCCGACCTGGATGAGCCCAGCCGCATGGCTCTCCT contains:
- a CDS encoding DUF5983 family protein produces the protein MSMISYPLRVFFDCSTAHLSEASSTYLNVHADQGDELVAATPYGWFIWVGEGDRDNLPTDLVGITEYARRLGAEYILFDRDAPEDEALARFLGRADALPGSRRARPGGE
- a CDS encoding ArdC family protein yields the protein MSRRTASPRPGQDRASLYDEITDKIVAELEAGRVPWVQPWGTTAAKAPLAMPKNASTGRHYSGINILILWGAVVEHGFPGQSWLTFRQALSLGGNVRKGARGTTVVYADRFTPEGEKRRARESGEDAQAIPFLKRFTVFNAAQCEGLPEDVTVNAPPPPQEMIEPQVEALIRASGIDFRIAGDRAFYVPALDYVQVPPPQAYFEPINWHRTALHELGHATGHSSRVGRDLTGGFGTKKYAFEELVAEMNAAFCCASLGIVPTVRHADYIGSWLQVLREDNRAIVRAASQASKAADWLLAHAPEAAARDVTADELERRAA
- a CDS encoding ParB/RepB/Spo0J family partition protein, yielding MAVAAQKIVLSPSRDIPFNKLVLSQSNVRRIKAGVSIEDLAASIARRGLIQSISVFPVVDAEGNETGMFEVPAGGRRFRALELLVKQKRLAKVSPVPCVVRERDSAILAEEVSLAENIERAPLHPLDQFRAFQDMRDKGMTEEEIAAAFFVQAQVVKQRLRLASASPALLEVYAEDGMTLEQLMAFTVSGDHARQQQVWDAIKDAWSKEPYQIRRMLTETTVRAADKRAVFVGIETYEQAGGIVMRDLFQSDDGGWLQDASLLDRLVAEKLKATAESIAAEGWKWIEVAVSFPYDTTRGLRELQGEPLDLSAEEQATIEALNAEYQKLEAEYEGADELPDEVDQRLSEIETALAAFETRPMRYEADDIPRAGVFISVAHDGSLAIDRGYVRAEDEAPIDPEVENGVDADGDLAEPSVQRAVITIGGQPAEPEDDEDDGIIKPLPERLVIELTAYRTLALRNAVAENPHVAMTALLHKLVSDTFMTRMYTGAMEAGVKHVFFPAQDDALKDSSSARAVQDRHAAWAGDIPKDDAALWDWLADLDEPSRMALLAHCVSYGVNALYERPNPHSGSGVCQHTLDMRLSQADRLTKATGLDLVEAGWRPTFGNYLNRVTKPRILQAVREGAGEQAAQLIDHLKKGDMAKEAERLLADTGWLPEPLRVVAEGEVSTAETQTGGEDDGAALPDFLASDDEEAAGEDDERHLVAAE
- a CDS encoding bifunctional diguanylate cyclase/phosphodiesterase, translated to MLRFQNEILRMIANGEPLFDTMRQLCLRVEKTWPGVLCSVFAIDRTGVMRPLAAPSFPEAYSQAHDGVAIGPDTDAPGRAASSRKPVLLEELASDPRASPSAAIIHGLGVSACWSLPVLGAAGDTLAVMNLYFHGARQVADVEREVAEACVELCETAFRRHESTLDRDRRANVDALTGLANRAAYNGAMAQLRCDDVGSWALFIIDLDNLKIVNDTFGHLAGDALIRAASARIARAMAPDVTYRIGGDEFAVILQQPANVADLNAAAERVFDELEVAADCDGHTVVPRATIGGATLSKTERTATSVGEAADFALYHAKETGRGGFVRYWPGIGSRITSRRAAIRDVSEALAENRIEAHYQPILRLDTGLIVGLEALCRLRSRSGDLLPAGSFQEATTDAHVASELTARMMAIVAADIGHWQNAGLLVEQVSLNVSTADFYTGSLAKKVSETFSKAGIGLNKIVLEISEDVYLGRNDRVVAREIEVLRAAGVRVALDDFGTGYASLTHLVNVPVDIIKIDRAFVARLWPDDPSTIIVEGLIEIARRLGVAVVAVGIETEVQASQLWAMGCGLGQGYAFAYPADRDATGTLLYRHAASGAGTSPLYADRPLSRPNGRVSKRRTSVA